From Pyxicephalus adspersus chromosome 7, UCB_Pads_2.0, whole genome shotgun sequence, a single genomic window includes:
- the OSGEPL1 gene encoding tRNA N6-adenosine threonylcarbamoyltransferase, mitochondrial, with product MARFIYNMHRTPLAMYKGFISVRSMLTGPRVVLGIETSCDDTGAAVVDEHGKILGEALLSQIDVHLKTGGIIPPVAQKLHQDNIDRVVKEAIISSGISVNNLSAIATTVKPGMALSLGVGLTYSLNLVKQYKKPFIPIHHMEAHALTARLLHPVGFPFLVLLISGGHCLLAVVNGVSDFLLLGQSLDEAPGESLDKVARRLSLIKHPDCSSMSGGQAIEHLSQFGDRNFCKEIRPMSQHQDCNFSFAGLRNYFNCTIEKMENVEGIEKGAVLSCAADIAASFQHAVAHHIIKRTQRAIVFCKQEKLLPTNASLVVSGGVASNGYIRKMLQNLTDSMDMSLFCPPARLCTDNGVMIAWNGIERLRVGAGILNDPLDFRYEPRAPLGTDISEQVRRASIKLAPLKRKNFL from the exons ATGGCTCGATTCATTTATAACATGCACAGGACTCCCCTTGCTATGTACAAGGGATTTATATCAGTACGCTCTATGCTGACCGGCCCCAGAGTAGTTCTGGGTATAGAAACAAGCTGCGATGACACTGGGGCTGCAGTCGTAGATGAACATGGAAAAATACTTGGAGAAGCCCTTCTGTCTCAGATAGATGTTCACTTGAA GACAGGTGGTATTATTCCACCAGTTGCACAGAAGCTTCACCAAGACAATATCGATAGAGTTGTTAAAGAAGCCATCATTTCTAGTGGGATCTCAGTAAATAACCTTTCAGCTATTGCCACAACAGTGAAGCCTGGCATGGCACTGAGTCTTGGAGTTGGTCTTACATACAGTTTAAATTTGGTGAAACAATATAAGAAACCTTTTATACCTATACACCACATGGAAGCTCATGCCTTGACTGCACGGTTGTTGCATCCAGTGGGATTCCCTTTCTTGGTACTGCTGATTTCAGGAGGACATTGCCTTTTGGCTGTAGTTAATGGCGTATCAGATTTTTTGCTGCTTGGACAGTCATTAGATGAAGCACCGGGTGAATCATTGGACAAG GTTGCCAGACGCCTTTCACTGATCAAACACCCTGACTGCTCTTCTATGAGTGGGGGACAAGCAATAGAGCACTTGTCTCAGTTTGGGGATAGgaatttttgtaaagaaattcGACCAATGTCACAACATCAGGACTGCAACTTCTCCTTTGCTGGTCTTCGAAACTACTTTAATTGTACtattgaaaaaatggaaaacgTGGAAG GTATAGAAAAGGGAGCTGTTCTTTCATGTGCAGCTGACATTGCAGCTTCCTTCCAGCATGCTGTGGCCCACCATATCATCAAGCGAACACAAAGAGCTATTGTGTTCTGCAAGCAAGAAAAACTTTTACCAACTAATGCATCCTTG GTTGTGTCTGGAGGTGTTGCCAGTAACGGATATATTCgtaaaatgctgcaaaatttaACAGATAGTATGGACATGTCATTGTTCTGTCCACCCGCACGGCTCTGCACGGACAATGGTGTCATGATTGCTTG GAATGGCATTGAGAGGTTGCGTGTTGGTGCCGGGATTCTCAATGATCCATTGGATTTTCGTTATGAGCCCAG AGCTCCTCTTGGAACAGACATTTCAGAACAAGTTCGGAGAGCTTCAATCAAGCTAGCTcctcttaaaagaaaaaactttttataa
- the ORMDL1 gene encoding ORM1-like protein 1, with amino-acid sequence MNVGVAHSEVNPNTRVMNSRGMWLTYALGVGMLHIVLLSIPFFSVPVAWTLTNVIHNLGMYVFLHAVKGTPFETPDQGKARLLTHWEQLDYGVQFTSSRKFFTISPIILYFLTSFYTKYDPTHFFINTASLLSVLIPKLPQLHGVRIFGINKY; translated from the exons ATGAATGTGGGTGTTGCACACAGCGAGGTGAACCCAAATACTAGGGTTATGAATAGTCGTGGGATGTGGTTAACATATGCCCTGGGAGTTGGAATGCTGCACATAGTGCTGTTAAGCATTCCTTTCTTTAGTGTCCCTGTTGCATGGACTCTGACCAATGTCATTCACAATCTG ggaatgtatgtgtttttacatGCAGTGAAGGGAACGCCCTTCGAAACACCAGATCAGGGTAAAGCCAGACTTCTTACACACTGGGAGCAACTAGACTATGGAGTACAATTCACTTCATCAAGAAAATTCTTTACGATCTCACCAATAATTCT GTACTTCCTGACCAGCTTCTACACAAAGTATGATCCGACACACTTCTTTATTAACACGGCTTCGCTTCTCAGTGTCCTTATTCCAAAGTTACCTCAGTTACATGGAGTACGAATTTTTGGCATCAACAAATACTGA